taaaaatcatttcaaattcaataactCATATGTCACAATGCTGGACTAATTGAATTTATATGGTGCACAGCCTTATCTAACGAGAAGTGGGAAGCACAATTTATTACGAGCGACCAGTCCTAATCATAGTCGAAAGGTATTACgcacaacctttttttttatctgttttaCATAAATGTTTGTTCACTTATAAGTATTTGTGAATTGTTCAAAGTAAAAAGCTCATCTGCCtaagctttttaaaaaaaaaaaacaaaacaaaaaaacaaaaggtatGCCAAGTTATTAAAATACAAagttattaatataaaaaaaaaacaagatgtTATATATGATTAATAGAGTAAGGGAGTATTCCAAGTTATTAATAAAAGAATGAAATAAAGTGTAAATTGagctttttaatttaaatagtgttttttttccctgttttaattaaaatacaaatttcggTTATATGTTAAAACATGTCCCTTTAATAGGATTTCGGTTATTACTATACATCTATAATAACCCTACTTTTCCTTACCATACTAGAGAAAACGAGACTCAATGTCAAGCGATAAATCAAATAAGTGGCCACCAGAGGATGAGGACCTACTTGTCCAACTTTTACTCCAATGTGTGCACAACGGTTCCATTATCCGAGGGACCGCGAATAAGAATTTGTGGGTGTCCCTAGCCAGTGCCATGGCTCCGAGTGCGAGTAAAGTCTGGACTCCTGGCcagatatcatcaaaatatggAAGGTTGCGAGAAGACCACAGCGCCTTTTCTGCTCTGTTAAATCATGAAACTGGCTTTGGCTGGGATCCAATACTAAACACAGTTTCAGGCACCCCGACGCAATGGGAGCGAGCGAAGATGGTACGCTCTATTCCAAACTAGCTTGGTATGATCACTCCTATATATTATTTGGGGGATAATAATTTCTCTGCGTTTCCATAGGTGGATCCGAAAATTGGTCGGTTCAAAGCAAAAGGGTGCCGTAACTATGAGGAACTCGGGGTCATATTCAATCGGTCCACAGCAACTGGCATTCTCCGCCGGTCCTCCGCACGGTCCCCGCCAAACACCGATGAGGAAGCAGATCTTATGCACCGTATGCAAACAGAAGGCATACACGTGTGGGATGCTGGGGTAGGTTGTACAGGTCAACCCGGAGGTCATCCGTCACCCACATTTGTTGACCTTGACAGTCCGCATGATGAGGAGATTGCTGGACCTTCGATTGTTAGGGGTCGTCGTAGAGGGAAAGAGCCAATGGTGGAGGCTACAAGGGGTAGGGAAAATGCCCCGGCACGTAGTATCGGATTGGGCGTCAGCATGGGATCTTCAGGGAAAGGATCCTCAGGTAAAAAATCCTCTAGGGAATCAAAAGCGAGTGTAATTCGTTCGAAGCAGGCTCTGTATGATGAGATGAAGGAGCTGGCGATAGCAAGAAGAGAATCCATACAGCAGCAAATTCCGGCGGACTTGAGTTCGACACAACATTTCAGCACTGGCAAATCCGCACCTCCAATAAACCAAGCAATCGCCGTGCTTAATGAGTTGTAGGATGAAATTACACTCGATACTTACGTGGCTGCATCAATTCAGCTACTAGatgaaaaacttcaaaacttgTTTCTCCTTTGGAACAAAGAACACAGATTGCTTTGGCTATCAAAGGTCAAACCCCTGGATTGACAATCTGTGTTAATTGGTGgcatgtgttattttatgttagtttaatgtattttagcTATTAACTATGAGACAAGTTAAGTTATGTTCAATAGTTTAATGTATTTTCGCTATTAGCTATGAGACAAGTTATTTGATGTTAGTTTAATGTATTGTAGCTATTAGCTATGAGAGTAGTTAATTGGTGCAATGTGTTTTACTACGTGCATATGtgacaataattaattgttgaatGTGTGTTAGATTGTATTATTCACCAAATTATTTGAAACTGTATTGAACTAAGTCTTTGTTAGTAGGATGGACGGATCTAACCTGCCTTTCGTACCCGCATATGGAAATATAGATGATGAAATTGATGAcgatattttctttttactgaGTGCAATTGACTCATCAGACGACGATGAAAACACCAAAATGCCGCAACGCAACTTGCCATTACAAGGGGGCATGTACATAACATACATGCTGAACGGTCACCCAGAGCCGTGTTTTCAAATGTTTCGAATGGAGCCACCAGATTTTATagctttgtgttttgagttgagGGAGCGCCGACTCATAAAGAGTACAAGGAACCTTGATGTTGAGGAAAGTGTTGCTATATTTCTTGTGCTTACTGGGCACTGCCAAGGGCAGCGGATTGCTGCCGATCGCTTCCAACACTCCACGGAGACAATAAACCGGCATTATAATAAGGTGTTGAAAGCACTGGGCCATCTGGCCAAGGTCTACATCAAAGTGAGACATAGGACTGGGGTGCACCCACATGTACAGGGTAATCCTAAATATTATCCTTGGTTCAAGGTGAGTGTTGTTCATTTATAACACATCGGCCCTATCAACGCTACTGTtcaaaacttgtaaaacaatGTACATTttcaagttaatttttttttgaaaattattacaGGATTGTATTGGTGCAGTCGACGGCACACACATAAAGGCCCAAATCCCGGCAGAGCACCAACGCCTCTATCGTGGCCGGAAAAATGAATGCACACATAACATTATGGCAATATGCGATTTTGATATGTTATTCACGTTCGTGTACGCTGGCTGGGAGGGATCCGCGAACGATGGCCGCATTTTCAAGGATGCTGTTACAACTGACCAAGGCTTTGAGTGGCCTACAGATGGTTAGTACGTTGCATACAATTGCGTAATTTTCTATATATCATAAAAATTCATGCTCTTCAATAAactttgggtattttatttatgaaggGCACTATTATGTGGCTGATTCTGCATACCCATGCACACGAGGTTTCTTGCCTCCGTATAAAGCGGAGAGGTATCATCTCTCCCATTTTCGTAATAGGCCTCTGCCCCGTGGGTACAAGGAACTGTTTAATTTCAGACACTCCTCACTACGAATGATGATTGAGAACTGCTTCGCTAGATTAAAGAGGAGATGGCGTATTTTGTACGATATGCCTAGGTACTTATTGACACGTCAACCTGGCATTATCATGGCATACTGTACACTGCACAACTTCATCGGGACACGTAATCCAAATGATCAAATATTCAACGGCACTGATGCAGCAGAACCAGAGACGAGTGAGCAGCCTTATGCATATGGCAACAATGATGAGGCAGGCCCCTCGCATTCAGGACAGTATGACTTCTCATCTGCAGCTGGCATTGAAATGGCCAATTTTAGAGAAGGCATTGCACAAGCAATGTGGGATAATGCACATGGAAACGAAGATggagataattaaaaaaaaaaaaaaagggcaattaTAATGTtgaagtaatattttttataatgccCGTGCATTTTGTTATGGTTGAGTTTGTTTTATGGTTGATAAGACTTTTCAATGTAAGACAAATATGTGAAATTGACTGATATGTATGTTGTTTGTGTGGGTCATTTGAATTACATATTTGATTATGTCAAATTTGTCCATCTGTACATGACAAGTTTGTTGTTTTATGCTGCATTACCAAGTAGATATGAATCTCACGGTGAATTGCACATGTGGTGCTGGACCCATGACACTCCTCATCTCAAGAACAGAAAGGAACTATATGAGACGCTTTTACAAGTGTCCCCTAGGCAATGTATGAACTCATAAGCAATCACATGTCTCAAATTGAAGCTTCatttttatatcttttgattcttgacacatttgttgtatttaacaatGGCAGTCTCATTTtgttttaatgtgttattgtaGAATCATCCCGGAGGTTtttattgggaagatgagttgaTGCAAAATTTGCCAGAAGCGGTACATGATGACGATGCTGTGGGTTTACGTGAAGATGGTAGCGCGTCGGGCATGCCGTGGACCGTCGGGGGCATAATGCGATGTTGTGGTATTACAGGGGTTTGCGTCTTGTGTTTCTTAGGGATACTGTTCTTGTTGGTTGTCATGTTTGCCTAAAGTGGTTTGGTTTGTATTGTGGGTGGTATGTGAAACCATTGTTTATTATGCATCTTTGTTGCTTCTATCGGACTCAGTTTATTGTATAATATATGTCGGATATTTCTAGATATTGCTTCTTGAACTGTTTTAATTTCAGTACCGTTCGTGAACTATAATGGAGCTATGCATTTGACTGGCTGCCAAGCTTTGGTGGAATTGaccagcatttttttttttttttggtccatagatttatgtatgtttttttctttctttattttacattACTATATGTGCAAATTTGCCTTAGATTTATCTTATTTATGTTTGTTTAAGTTAGATGACATTAActttggtttttaaaaatgatattttaataaacttaatttatagtaaaaatagaagagaaagatgtgttcttcttcttggttttgaagAAGTCATAACACCAAGAGGGACGTAAGTCACATTTTTAAACGGAAAAATgtggtctttttttttatattgaaaaaagcaatgtaattaaaattaaaagcaaaaatagTTAGGGGCAAAATGGGAAACCAAGAGGGACGTGGGTTGCaagtttattattaaattaatttttttttttaattcattttaattaagtatggaattttccttttaatagttattttttaattattatatttatttccatcataatttcacactacttttcataacaccaatcattatacacaacttttcatacttccaatcatttctaatcatttcctaccattaaaaaacaatacttttcaatctacaaaattcaacacccaaacacaatttcaaaaaaaactctaaacacTATTTGCCTAGAAATTCGTAAAGAGAATAacaattcaattctaattctcaaaattcaatacccaaacgcaccagaAATCTTTTCCATTAATTGAAACCCCTCATCTCCTACAGCGATCGAATATACTAGAACAACAGAGAAATGACCACCGTGGAAGGAAGGACATCGCCGGTTTTCATTTAACTACGTACTTATATTAACACAGGAAAACAGGAAAACCCTTTGATTCTTTGAACTGATTCTCTACCTGATGGCATAGACATGCACTGAAGCTTGAGTGGGAAGAACACAATTAATCAACAAAACCTATTGGAAGAGAATGGCACCAGTTGAAAATAATTAAGCTAAAAAAGAGCTAAATAAGTCCTGCCAAATCATTAAAATGAAAAGACAACTTTCACCCAAGCATTTCTTTCAACACTTGGCAGGCTCTGAATACAAAATAcacatgttttattttaataaaacaaccaaTGTGTGGCAGCACTAAAAGCTGATGGTGCCCTTCAACGATACAAGGACAATCAGACATTCCTCGATGCCGATGGCTGGGAACCAGTTTGAAGAAGCCTGTCATGGTACTCTTCGAAGCAAATCTGGAAGCCTCTCTCACGCACATTCACCTTCCACTTTTCAAACGCCTCCAAGACCTGCAGAATTGTCGTCCCATCTTTACTGATTACCTTTGAATCATCGGTCATGATCAACATAGCCCATCTACTATCATTCTTGAAGGAACCTGCTAACTTTTGAATTTCCTTGTCAAGACCCAGCTCTTTGAGGTCTTTTGACGTTCTTCCAACGAAAGaaaatttgatgagaatgtTGACTTCCTGTATGAGCTGATCCTCAACCACAACATTTTCCATCTGGGAAAATTGTTCAATCCATTGCTTGTCCTTGCCTCCATAGAGGAAAGTATATTCTTCGATCTGATTGCACAAGATATATATGTCTAATTAacctcaaattttatttgaagGTGTATTATGAATTTTGCCTAAAACTGCATGCATGACAGCATGAGTGCATAGATGTGTATATACATGTATGTGCAAAGGATATGTACATGTATTCATTTAGAGTTGTAAAAAAGACTATACATCGTAAGGTCCAGGTGTTCTCATGTAAATCGATTCCAATACCACTTGACATTTAGGCGGAGGGAAGTCATTTATTCCCAATCGCTGAATCAAGTATAGTGCATCTTTGTTTTCCACGTCTCCTTGTGGGTTCATCAACAAGACAATAGACCCATTGTCGTAGCGGTGGTCCTCAATCAACTTGAGGCCTGCTACTGCTGAAAAGGATTGCACTATATACCACGGCATCTTGATCTTAGACTTTAAGATCTTAAACTTCCTTAGCGAGTTACCGGTCCACTGCTCCACAATGGGGATCCATACAATTTTGTATTGGTCCCCATTCTTTTTTCCATCATAAATTGACATCAATTTCAATATATCATTCTCGTCTATGGTCAGGCCTGAAATGAATAATAGAAGATTCTTCTCTTTCAGCACGTCGATGCTAACCTGTTTGTGCAAGACAATTGTAAAAAATCAAGTAAATTGTCCAATAAATtattcttaatatatattctgTTTTATAGCAAGTGTAAATGATGAAGTTGTGACTGTAGTCTAGTAAATGATGAAGGAAACATTACATACATACAGGGCCAACGTACCTCACGGCTTATCAGGCCAGCCTGTTCGGAATCTTTTGAATCTGTGTTGGAAAGTTCAGCCTTGTTGAGAAAATTATCATTCTCAAAGCCCAAATGAGCCCATGAACGAGCTTTAGGCCCGGTCGGTCCAGAGAATaagaaaattgataattaatAGGACATAGTGTCCTAACATTAGGTTTGATTAGGGTTCTCTTAGATGTTAAAGTTTAGCCGAGTTACGTGGGCATTTAACATACATATGGTTCTATTGTCATTTCCATATGTTTTGGACATTCAAAGATTGAGATGTTGCACACCCAAAGTCGGATATCTGCATATTGATCAAATACATATTGGCATTGAGGAATCCTTTTAGTTCTTCTACTTTTGTTTTGCTACGTAAACTCTCTTGATCAAAATATTAACTATTAAACGAGTTTACTTATTTTGGATGATGATTCATGTTGAAGAAGTGAAAAGGGCAGGAGGGAGGCATAAAATAAATGATCTTATCATAAATAGAGAGGTGGCAGGGAGTATTATCTTCACCATAGATAGAATAGAATAGAATAGAATAGAATGATGAAGAAGATACGCGCGAGTAGCTTAGACTAACTATTTCCTAAACATTTGTAAGTGGCCGGTTGGGATTAAGCTGTATTCATGAGTTGAGTAAAATAAACTAGCTAGTATTAATTAGGACCCTTTTAGTTGACTTGGAATCTTTTAATCGGTAGAattaatttgtaagttttactGTATAAATGTTTGGCTATCTAGAGTATGTTTGTTTaaacttttcaaaaacttttattttatcccaaaaaaaaaaaaccacatttttcttaaaacattTAAGAAATGATTCACTTTTCTAAACGCATAAGTCATAACACTTTACAAATAGCAAAATgcaacacattttttaaaaaacttcgCACAACGTCTTGtggaaatattttgaaaaaacatgTGCTTATTTTTTCAATCAAGTGTGCAGACTAActtattacttacaaaaaaaaaaaaaaaaaaaaaaaaaaattagagagaggTGGATGCACAACTACCCCAACAGAGGAAAGGGGTGGCCTAGCAGCAGCATCTATCTTGGTAGGTGTTGGGGTGGCTGCGTGGGCAGTACTCCAATAGAATAGAGGTGGCCGTGTGAACACTGCTCTCCTCAGCAGAGGCTGGTTGCAGCCACTTTtatactctgtttgtttcgacgtaaaattaTTTTCGtcctaaaataattttgatgaaatcatttttagaaaaaatgatttcctcaaaaatatttttcggtgtttagttTGCacgaaaaaaattacgaaatgcaaaaattagagtttggcaaatgtcgtcggaatccggcaacgtttGGTCGCCGTTGTCAGATTCCGGCGAGAAAgattgaccggatccggccgaaaTCTTCCTGATCTGGCCGGATCAGGTCATATCCGGCCAGATCCTGGCCGTTTTGGCCATATCCTGCCAGAGCCGGTCGGACTCCGGCCATTTTGGCAAGATCCAGCAGGCttggccggaatccagcaatATTCCAACCGGAATTTGGTTCGCCGGTGTCCGGATTCCGGCGTCGGCAGGATAGcggcgaccggatgttgtcggactccgacgccgactggattccgacgaccgacaattgctaaattctgaTGATCGGATATGAAATGTGCttgtaaggacgaagagtttaatttcggaaaacgatttacggttttaaaaaccgtaaatcgttttccgaaaattaaagaagcttttaatgattttcgttgaccattattttcgcccctaccaaacactgtaaaatgccgaaatcattttacactgaaataaacggagcattagtctctctctctctgttatgttaatttttttttttgtaagtaagaaCACAATCTCACACCtgaaaaaattatcaaactaAGCatgtttagtgttttttttttttttaaaaacactgaataacttttcaaaaagtttatcAAACAATTTTCTTAAATGGACCCTCATAAAACACTTTCCAAATGTGGACTCCAACAAAAACGTTTCTCACCTTTCCATAacattaaaaacttttttttgaatcaaaacaccaaaaaaaaaacacttttcagaACAGTACTTAACGAACATACACTAGTTTCTTGAACTATCGAAACTGTTTGTTTGCTTGACTACCAATATCTTGTAGTTCATGAAGCATTATATAGTACGTCGTTGTATGGAACTCAATGGTGAAGTCTTCTTGGAACAGGCCACAAGTTGGAGCCTTGACGAAGCTATTTAGCTATTCTATGTGTGTAATCAAAATGAGCAAGTGGTTACATCTTCACACTCTCCTCCGGCAGAAGATACGGATTATTTGGCTTATCAAAATACTGGTTATGTTCGGAAATTTTCTTAACATATTATTATCAGTTTTTAAAATTCTACTTTATTGGTTTATGTTTTGACATTCACTTTTGTATATTGCCCAAGTAATTTGGAAAGGGACACGGTAAATGAAAATGTTAGACAAAATGATGGAGATGAAGTGCACCTTCCTTTGCCTTTTATAAGGGAGGCTCTTTATAAAGACGTTCTCTCATATTTGTTGAATGATGATGCAATGTTGTATGGgtatgttttctttttgaacAACTATTAATGAAGACATGCTCtcatactttttgaaatttgtCTATTAGAatctgacttaagcatcaaagtGAGACATCATCAGCGCACGTCAAAAGGCGAAACGTCACCAAACCgtaaactgtaccaacaatttggcgccgtctgtgggaacatTATATCGTTTCTTACACACAAAAATATCCACAATGGTGACTATATGATCAGAAGACAATAGGAGAGTCAAAATCGTCCAAGATGAGGGAACAACCTTGAAGCAACAATAACCCTCATGAACGAGCGAATTGCTCAGATGACAAAAAACATGGAAGATCTAGCTGACAAGAATGCTACCTTGCTAGCCCAAATCCCAGAACAATCTCATATGACAACAATTGTCCGCGATGCAAATATCCAGGGAGAAAAAGATGTGCGTGGTAGCCACACTTCTAGGCGACGAGAAGAGGATGAAAATCCCAATCCCAACCGAGAGGGATCTGGTGACCAGGAGGATCACCGAGAAGCTCATCCCAAGACGGCTCGCCCctggaaggaaaagaaagaaaagctcaGGGATGTAATCAGCAAATTGGAAAAAAGATGAGATCTATTGTCTGAGGAGATCTAGCGGCGAGATAAAGGCAAGACTTCCTTGGTGAAGAATCTCTTGCAGAAAACAGCCTCACCGTTTACCGACCAAGTGGCTGATTTTCAGCCCCTTGAAAAGTTCAAGGTCCCTAATATTGCAATTTATACCAAACTTGAAGATCCGATTGGGCATTTGGATAATTTCCGAGCTCATCTAGATCTCCACAGGATTCcagatgaagtagcatgtcgggcctttcCTCTCACTCTATCAGGCAATGCCCGGGATTTGTTCAGGAAGCTTCCCCTGAAGTCTATCAATGACTTTGACGCTCTCAGTAAGACCTTCCCAACTCAATATCTGGCAGGAAGAATACGAAGGAAGCCCGCAAGATCCTTGAAACGAGGCCCCAATGAATCATTGAAGGACTACATCGTGAGGTTCAATTAAGAGAAGCTTGCTACAGAGAGTGCAACAGAGGAGTTCATCTTTGTAGCCCtgttccatggcatcaggaaAGATGGGCCCTTGATGGTAGAAGTGGCTCAGAGACTACCACAATCACTTCAGGAGTTTATGGACAAAGCTGAAGAGTTCATCAACCAAAAGGAGACACTTCGGGCCATCTTGGGACCTGATCCATCTCAAATATCAACTTTCGAGATgcccaagaagaaaaagaaggtcaACCGGGAAGAGAGTTCCACCGACTTTAAACCAACCAAAAGGTTTAAAGATTACAACTTCACTCCTCTCAATGCCTCGATCACTGAGGTCCTCATGAAGGTGAAGAAGGATCCCGCATACGAAAAGCTAGCAACCTAGTGTAGATTAGAACCAAGACCATAGGCACTGAAAGACAAGGACTCGGGAGAGGACTCATGAAAGGATCAGGGAACGCACATCCCAAGAAGATAGCCGAGATAGGTGTGAGA
The sequence above is drawn from the Alnus glutinosa chromosome 11, dhAlnGlut1.1, whole genome shotgun sequence genome and encodes:
- the LOC133882382 gene encoding protein SIEVE ELEMENT OCCLUSION B-like → MIARRKLKEIFARDAMHPLIDGSTNEQVSIDVLKEKNLLLFISGLTIDENDILKLMSIYDGKKNGDQYKIVWIPIVEQWTGNSLRKFKILKSKIKMPWYIVQSFSAVAGLKLIEDHRYDNGSIVLLMNPQGDVENKDALYLIQRLGINDFPPPKCQVVLESIYMRTPGPYDIEEYTFLYGGKDKQWIEQFSQMENVVVEDQLIQEVNILIKFSFVGRTSKDLKELGLDKEIQKLAGSFKNDSRWAMLIMTDDSKVISKDGTTILQVLEAFEKWKVNVRERGFQICFEEYHDRLLQTGSQPSASRNV
- the LOC133881361 gene encoding uncharacterized protein LOC133881361, with protein sequence MSSDKSNKWPPEDEDLLVQLLLQCVHNGSIIRGTANKNLWVSLASAMAPSASKVWTPGQISSKYGRLREDHSAFSALLNHETGFGWDPILNTVSGTPTQWERAKMVDPKIGRFKAKGCRNYEELGVIFNRSTATGILRRSSARSPPNTDEEADLMHRMQTEGIHVWDAGVGCTGQPGGHPSPTFVDLDSPHDEEIAGPSIVRGRRRGKEPMVEATRGRENAPARSIGLGVSMGSSGKGSSGKKSSRESKASVIRSKQALYDEMKELAIARRESIQQQIPADLSSTQHFSTGKSAPPINQAIAVLNEL
- the LOC133881362 gene encoding protein ALP1-like; this translates as MDGSNLPFVPAYGNIDDEIDDDIFFLLSAIDSSDDDENTKMPQRNLPLQGGMYITYMLNGHPEPCFQMFRMEPPDFIALCFELRERRLIKSTRNLDVEESVAIFLVLTGHCQGQRIAADRFQHSTETINRHYNKVLKALGHLAKVYIKVRHRTGVHPHVQGNPKYYPWFKDCIGAVDGTHIKAQIPAEHQRLYRGRKNECTHNIMAICDFDMLFTFVYAGWEGSANDGRIFKDAVTTDQGFEWPTDGHYYVADSAYPCTRGFLPPYKAERYHLSHFRNRPLPRGYKELFNFRHSSLRMMIENCFARLKRRWRILYDMPRYLLTRQPGIIMAYCTLHNFIGTRNPNDQIFNGTDAAEPETSEQPYAYGNNDEAGPSHSGQYDFSSAAGIEMANFREGIAQAMWDNAHGNEDGDN